From Corynebacterium sp. BD556, the proteins below share one genomic window:
- a CDS encoding DUF3817 domain-containing protein yields the protein MSTTPSHAPKIHPERKKRVKTALTIFSATAWITGVLLLLLTARMIMEYIFHMDVALLEWVGRIHGLAYMAFLLASMNLGLKARWPAMTWGVTAISGVVPFLSFVVEAKRRHEVNKQFQLV from the coding sequence ATGAGCACCACCCCCAGCCACGCCCCGAAGATCCACCCGGAGCGCAAGAAGCGCGTCAAAACCGCTTTGACCATCTTCTCGGCCACAGCTTGGATCACCGGTGTCTTGCTGCTTTTGCTGACGGCGCGCATGATTATGGAGTACATCTTCCACATGGATGTTGCACTTCTCGAATGGGTCGGGCGCATCCACGGCCTCGCCTATATGGCGTTTTTGCTCGCCTCAATGAACCTCGGGCTCAAGGCGCGCTGGCCAGCGATGACCTGGGGTGTCACCGCCATCTCTGGTGTTGTTCCGTTCTTGTCATTTGTGGTTGAAGCTAAGCGCCGCCACGAGGTCAACAAGCAGTTCCAACTCGTTTAA
- a CDS encoding NAD-dependent epimerase/dehydratase family protein, giving the protein MRVVVTGAAGFIGAAVSEELRDRGHEVIGLDLREDRKQNIFAADLAQPGAGAEHIRGADAIVHTAALVSLAMTHEEAFAVNVQGTKALLDSAEKLGVRRFVQLSSIVVFPDVPEELDEDSPVNVNGTAYVDTKVLSEIPVYRKMIEGNMEAVIVRPGDVYGPRSRPWTWLPYEAMRKHLFALPKWGKGHFTPVYIDDLARGIAAAVEVEEAAGEVFTLSGGQVVTCKEYFKLLAKYTKTGPFPLLPTHLAVGLAGLIAFIAKLRGQRTESNPDTMRYFTRQTGGYSIEKARRILGYEPQVSLEEGQRRAAEWCLAQDGK; this is encoded by the coding sequence ATGAGGGTCGTTGTCACAGGTGCTGCCGGTTTCATTGGTGCAGCCGTTAGTGAGGAACTGCGCGATCGCGGACATGAAGTAATCGGCTTAGATCTGCGTGAAGACCGAAAGCAGAATATCTTTGCCGCTGATCTTGCTCAGCCCGGGGCGGGAGCCGAGCATATTCGCGGCGCCGATGCCATCGTCCACACCGCCGCGCTCGTTTCTTTGGCGATGACTCACGAAGAAGCCTTTGCGGTCAATGTGCAAGGCACCAAAGCGCTGCTCGATTCCGCCGAAAAACTCGGCGTGCGCCGCTTTGTGCAGCTCTCCTCCATTGTGGTCTTCCCGGATGTGCCCGAGGAGCTCGACGAAGATAGCCCCGTAAACGTCAACGGCACCGCCTACGTTGACACCAAGGTGCTGAGCGAGATTCCGGTGTACCGCAAGATGATTGAGGGCAATATGGAAGCAGTCATTGTGCGCCCGGGTGATGTCTACGGCCCGCGCTCGCGCCCGTGGACTTGGCTGCCCTATGAGGCAATGAGAAAGCATCTCTTTGCGCTGCCCAAGTGGGGCAAGGGGCACTTTACCCCGGTCTACATCGACGACCTGGCGCGCGGTATCGCAGCCGCCGTGGAAGTTGAGGAGGCCGCCGGTGAGGTCTTTACTCTCTCCGGTGGTCAGGTGGTGACCTGCAAGGAGTACTTCAAGTTGTTGGCAAAGTACACCAAGACGGGACCTTTCCCCCTCCTGCCGACGCATCTGGCCGTGGGCCTGGCGGGGCTGATCGCCTTCATTGCAAAGCTGCGGGGCCAGCGCACTGAGTCCAATCCGGATACAATGCGCTACTTCACCCGCCAGACCGGCGGCTACAGCATCGAGAAGGCCCGTCGTATTTTAGGCTACGAGCCGCAGGTAAGCCTGGAGGAGGGGCAGCGGCGCGCGGCCGAATGGTGCCTGGCGCAAGACGGCAAATAG
- the rdgB gene encoding RdgB/HAM1 family non-canonical purine NTP pyrophosphatase, whose amino-acid sequence MVKVLVASTNPKKLSELEQVLTHLGIVSIELVSLADVPAYPEPKEDGLTFEDNALIKARAGAAHTGLACVADDSGIAVTALNGMPGVLSARWAGLHGDDEANNRLLLAQMEDLPVRSAAFVSCCALVTPSGEQYTAIGRWEGEILRAPQGSYGFGYDPLFAPADTPGRSAAELTPEEKNALSHRGKALRTLAQHLAGL is encoded by the coding sequence GTGGTAAAGGTCCTTGTCGCTTCCACTAACCCGAAGAAGCTGAGCGAGCTTGAGCAGGTGCTCACGCACCTAGGAATTGTAAGCATTGAGCTTGTTTCCCTTGCCGATGTTCCCGCTTACCCCGAACCCAAAGAAGACGGCTTGACCTTTGAAGATAACGCTTTGATCAAGGCTCGTGCGGGGGCAGCGCATACTGGTTTAGCGTGCGTGGCTGATGACTCCGGCATTGCCGTTACCGCGTTAAATGGTATGCCGGGTGTGCTTTCCGCGCGCTGGGCAGGATTGCACGGCGACGACGAAGCTAATAACCGGCTGCTGCTTGCCCAGATGGAAGATTTGCCGGTGCGCTCTGCGGCGTTTGTGTCTTGCTGCGCTTTGGTCACCCCTTCTGGTGAGCAGTACACGGCCATCGGGCGGTGGGAAGGTGAGATCCTTCGCGCCCCGCAGGGCTCTTACGGTTTTGGTTATGACCCGCTTTTTGCACCTGCTGACACCCCGGGTCGTTCTGCGGCTGAGTTGACTCCGGAGGAGAAAAACGCCCTGTCTCACCGTGGCAAGGCTTTGCGCACGTTGGCGCAACACTTGGCAGGTCTTTAA
- the rph gene encoding ribonuclease PH, whose translation MTDTKFQRADGRAYDELRPVRITRGFTSNPAGSVLVEFGNTRVMCTASVELGVPRFKKDSGEGWLTAEYAMLPSATHERMPRESMKGKVKGRTHEISRLVGRSLRAAVDLKELGENTIQLDCDVLQADGGTRTASITGAYVALADAIEYLTAQGVVPGEPLLKPVAAVSAGLVDGHVALDLPYEEDSRAEVDLNVVMQEGGNFVEIQGTGEHGLFGREELNQMLDVAQKGCRELIEAQKAALGW comes from the coding sequence GTGACTGACACTAAATTTCAGCGTGCCGACGGCCGCGCCTACGACGAGCTGCGCCCTGTCCGTATTACCCGCGGGTTTACTTCCAACCCGGCAGGCAGCGTCCTTGTCGAGTTCGGCAACACCCGCGTGATGTGTACCGCTTCCGTGGAGTTGGGGGTGCCACGGTTCAAAAAGGACTCCGGTGAGGGTTGGCTGACCGCCGAGTACGCCATGTTGCCTTCCGCAACGCACGAACGTATGCCGCGCGAATCGATGAAGGGCAAGGTTAAGGGCCGCACCCACGAGATTTCTCGCCTGGTGGGGCGTTCGCTGCGTGCGGCTGTGGACCTTAAGGAGTTGGGGGAGAACACGATCCAGCTAGACTGCGACGTTTTGCAGGCCGACGGCGGCACCCGCACCGCTTCGATCACCGGCGCCTACGTCGCACTTGCCGATGCCATCGAGTACCTCACCGCCCAGGGCGTTGTGCCGGGCGAACCGCTGCTCAAACCGGTTGCTGCGGTCTCTGCGGGGCTTGTCGACGGGCACGTCGCCCTCGACCTGCCCTACGAGGAGGACTCCCGGGCAGAAGTCGACCTTAATGTGGTGATGCAAGAAGGCGGCAACTTCGTGGAGATTCAGGGAACCGGTGAGCACGGTTTGTTCGGCCGGGAGGAGCTTAACCAAATGTTGGATGTGGCGCAGAAGGGTTGCCGCGAGCTTATCGAGGCGCAAAAGGCGGCTCTCGGGTGGTAA
- a CDS encoding MBL fold metallo-hydrolase, which produces MRLTILGCSGSLAAPGNPGSSYLITAPENPEVPGILMDFGPGALAAMQAVHDPAHAHVIFSHLHADHCSDFPSLLVWRRFHPTAPAKQRNLFYGPSYAAEHFGRMSADGPGVVDDFSDTFDVRTWVTGQPVDIEGVQVTPMPVVHPAAESHALRVQSSTTGRVLAFSGDSGMTDSLVDVARDASVFLCEAAWGASSAGKAAGMHLSGAEAGEIARRAGVDKLVLVHIQPWSDPQETLAAARSEFDGEVVVGRPGDIYDV; this is translated from the coding sequence ATGAGGCTGACCATTCTCGGTTGTTCCGGGAGCCTGGCCGCGCCGGGAAATCCCGGGTCATCCTACTTGATCACAGCCCCGGAAAACCCCGAAGTGCCAGGTATTTTGATGGATTTCGGGCCTGGGGCTCTCGCCGCGATGCAAGCGGTGCATGACCCGGCACATGCGCATGTAATTTTTAGCCACCTGCATGCGGACCACTGCTCGGATTTTCCCTCGTTGCTGGTGTGGCGCCGTTTCCACCCAACTGCCCCGGCGAAGCAGCGCAACCTGTTCTACGGCCCGTCCTATGCGGCTGAGCATTTCGGTCGCATGAGCGCGGACGGCCCCGGAGTCGTTGATGATTTCAGTGACACTTTCGATGTCCGTACCTGGGTGACTGGTCAGCCGGTGGATATTGAGGGGGTTCAGGTGACACCGATGCCGGTGGTTCACCCGGCTGCCGAGTCGCACGCTTTGCGGGTGCAAAGCAGCACTACGGGTCGTGTGTTGGCTTTTTCGGGAGATTCGGGGATGACCGACTCGCTTGTCGACGTTGCTCGCGACGCCTCCGTCTTTCTCTGCGAGGCAGCGTGGGGAGCCAGCTCTGCTGGCAAAGCTGCGGGGATGCACTTATCGGGGGCGGAAGCGGGAGAGATTGCGCGTCGGGCGGGCGTCGACAAGCTCGTGCTTGTTCATATCCAGCCGTGGAGCGACCCGCAGGAAACCTTGGCGGCCGCGCGCAGTGAATTCGACGGTGAGGTCGTGGTTGGCCGCCCCGGCGACATCTACGACGTGTGA
- the murI gene encoding glutamate racemase gives MLSDNTQADPRPIGLFDSGVGGLTVARAVMDQLSEESILYIGDTANGPYGPQPVADVRRHAMRIADELVERDCKMLVIACNTASAAFLHDARERYDIPVVEVIKPAVRRAIATTRSGKVGVIGTEGTIKSGAYQDLFQLAPGVDVTAAACPAFVEFVERGVTSGRQILGVAQGYLEPLQIAGVDTLVLGCTHYPLLSGVVQLAIGDDVTLVSSAEETAKDVLKELTQRDMLAPPGHSPTRVFESTGDPEMFNKLAQRFLGPHIEAVGKGTTT, from the coding sequence GTGCTAAGCGACAATACCCAGGCGGATCCGCGACCCATCGGACTGTTCGACTCTGGAGTCGGCGGTTTGACCGTGGCCCGCGCGGTCATGGATCAGCTCAGCGAAGAATCGATCCTCTACATCGGAGATACCGCCAACGGGCCCTACGGCCCGCAACCTGTGGCGGATGTGCGCCGCCACGCCATGCGCATCGCCGATGAGCTGGTGGAGCGTGACTGCAAGATGTTGGTCATTGCCTGCAACACCGCATCTGCGGCCTTTCTCCATGACGCCCGAGAGCGCTATGACATTCCCGTTGTTGAAGTGATCAAACCGGCGGTGCGCCGCGCCATCGCCACCACCCGCAGCGGCAAAGTCGGCGTGATCGGCACCGAGGGCACCATCAAATCGGGTGCCTACCAGGACCTGTTCCAGCTCGCGCCGGGCGTGGACGTTACTGCTGCGGCATGCCCAGCCTTCGTCGAGTTCGTCGAACGTGGCGTTACCTCTGGCCGCCAGATCCTGGGGGTGGCCCAGGGATATTTGGAGCCGCTGCAAATTGCGGGAGTGGACACGCTCGTTTTGGGCTGCACCCACTACCCCCTTTTGTCCGGCGTGGTGCAGCTCGCCATTGGAGATGACGTCACCCTCGTGTCCTCTGCGGAGGAGACAGCCAAGGACGTACTGAAGGAACTTACGCAACGTGACATGCTCGCCCCGCCCGGTCACAGCCCGACGCGTGTTTTCGAGTCCACAGGGGATCCGGAGATGTTCAATAAGTTGGCGCAGCGTTTCCTCGGCCCGCACATCGAAGCTGTGGGCAAGGGCACTACGACGTAA
- a CDS encoding P1 family peptidase, with protein sequence MKSHLTDVAGLFLGHRSMGDTGVSAVISADPVGMLAAVDVRGGGPGTRETDLLAAHNTVERVHAIVLSGGSAFGLAAADGAMCELEARGIGFPVFGEDNPGPRVPIVPAAVIFDLVVGSPDHRPGAHDGAQAVRAAYEEVHAASGSVGAGCGATAGVLRGGFGQASCTVSDWTVSAGVVANPVGSVIDERTGLFYGDPGKPAVDLERFSRLERPTPQLNTTIGVIATDAPLPPAQLKRLAISGHDGLARSVRPAHSPLDGDTLFAVSTAKQAGAVDAEKLAQLSSAAADVVQAAIVDAVVRAEPGYGIAAWSELASKPC encoded by the coding sequence ATGAAATCGCACCTGACGGATGTTGCCGGTTTGTTCCTTGGGCACCGCAGCATGGGCGATACAGGGGTCAGCGCCGTCATCAGTGCTGATCCCGTCGGCATGCTCGCGGCTGTCGACGTCCGCGGCGGTGGCCCCGGGACCAGGGAAACGGACCTTCTCGCCGCGCACAATACCGTGGAGCGGGTTCACGCTATCGTACTTAGCGGCGGCTCCGCTTTCGGGTTGGCGGCCGCTGACGGCGCCATGTGTGAGCTGGAGGCACGTGGTATCGGCTTTCCGGTTTTCGGGGAGGACAACCCCGGCCCGCGGGTGCCGATCGTACCGGCGGCGGTCATCTTCGACTTGGTTGTTGGCTCACCCGATCACCGGCCCGGCGCACACGACGGTGCCCAGGCGGTCAGGGCCGCCTACGAGGAGGTGCACGCGGCTTCGGGCAGCGTCGGCGCTGGGTGCGGTGCTACTGCCGGGGTGCTGCGGGGCGGTTTCGGCCAAGCTAGCTGCACAGTCAGTGACTGGACGGTGTCCGCGGGCGTGGTGGCTAACCCTGTCGGCAGCGTCATCGACGAGCGCACCGGGCTTTTCTACGGTGACCCGGGCAAGCCCGCGGTCGACCTAGAGAGGTTTTCGCGCTTAGAGCGTCCCACGCCGCAGCTCAACACCACCATCGGGGTCATCGCCACCGACGCGCCACTGCCTCCCGCGCAGCTTAAGCGATTGGCTATCTCCGGCCATGATGGGTTGGCCCGCTCGGTGCGCCCGGCACATTCCCCGCTCGACGGCGACACCTTGTTCGCCGTGTCCACAGCGAAGCAGGCGGGTGCGGTAGACGCCGAAAAGCTAGCGCAGCTTAGTTCTGCGGCCGCGGACGTGGTGCAAGCCGCCATTGTTGACGCGGTGGTGCGCGCCGAACCCGGATACGGCATTGCCGCGTGGAGCGAGTTAGCATCAAAGCCGTGCTAA
- a CDS encoding rhomboid family intramembrane serine protease, with product MNHNQHPPRPLVPPPFPAAPGTPSWSPHQRAKTGKQKRATGMRFAAGYLIVIWSVFLINIFYFGGLLVYLGIHPLDTAWLPGLFFAPLLHGDINHIVSNSLPGAIFCFLIGYSGARVFWEVTAIVGVVGGAGTWIFGGVGTNHIGASGLVYGWLTYLIVRGVFNRSFRQVLLGLILGFFYSSLIWGVLPLTPGVSWQAHLFGAIGGILAGMVISSDDPPVLVAKRQRRRAERAPMRYYN from the coding sequence ATGAATCACAACCAGCACCCGCCCCGTCCCTTAGTGCCCCCGCCTTTCCCGGCCGCACCGGGCACACCCTCGTGGAGCCCGCACCAAAGAGCGAAAACCGGCAAGCAAAAGCGCGCCACAGGTATGCGCTTTGCTGCGGGATACCTCATTGTGATCTGGTCAGTCTTTCTGATCAATATTTTTTATTTCGGTGGGTTGCTGGTCTACCTGGGCATCCACCCGCTGGACACCGCTTGGCTGCCAGGTCTTTTCTTCGCGCCGCTCCTGCACGGCGATATCAACCACATTGTTTCCAATTCGCTGCCGGGCGCGATTTTCTGCTTCCTCATCGGCTACTCGGGTGCGCGTGTTTTTTGGGAGGTAACCGCCATCGTCGGCGTCGTCGGCGGGGCGGGAACGTGGATTTTTGGGGGAGTGGGCACCAACCACATTGGCGCCTCCGGCCTGGTCTACGGTTGGCTGACTTACCTCATTGTCCGCGGCGTGTTTAACCGCTCCTTCAGGCAAGTTTTATTGGGCTTGATCCTCGGTTTCTTCTACTCCAGCCTCATTTGGGGTGTGCTGCCCCTGACACCGGGCGTGAGTTGGCAGGCCCACTTGTTCGGGGCGATCGGCGGCATTTTGGCGGGTATGGTGATTTCTTCGGACGATCCGCCGGTGCTCGTTGCCAAGCGTCAGCGCCGCCGCGCCGAGCGGGCGCCAATGCGCTACTACAACTAG
- a CDS encoding inorganic phosphate transporter: MSLHPQKSSPSQSGKAKDIQDDGPSPKLNLFFGGLLFVSVLAFYFWARQQVGPGNHTVLLILTIILGVFMAFNIGGNDVANAFGTSVGAGTLSLRQALMVAAVFEVGGAILAGGEVTETVKSGIVDLEGVDIQPMDFAFIMLSALAGAALWLLIATRMGWPVSTTHSIVGAIVGGAVTLGYLAHLTGDTSPWSMVQWSELIQIVISWFISPLLGGIAAYALYRFIKSTILVYNDRADAKLQELRKRRSEHRREFRAKFNAMSESEQIRENGAMTRDAVTTTGDDFEYEDLESEYYRDLYAINKEAEDIDAHRALTRFVPVIAMVGAGIITAMMLFKGLKNTGISLDSLGTVLIILMVSAAVWMAVYIFARTMRNTALERSTFILFSWMQVFTASAFAFSHGSNDIANAIGPFAAVLDVLREDAIAEESQVPTALLVVAGVGLVAGLWFIGRHVIATVGTHLTEIHPASGFSAELSAAGVVMAASLLGLPVSSTHILIGAVLGVGVVNRNANWAMMRQIGLAWIITVPVSALIGAVGLVILRTIFG, encoded by the coding sequence GTGTCACTGCACCCCCAGAAATCCTCACCTTCCCAATCGGGCAAGGCAAAGGACATCCAGGACGACGGCCCCAGCCCCAAGCTCAACTTGTTCTTCGGTGGGCTGCTTTTTGTCTCTGTTTTGGCGTTCTACTTCTGGGCCCGCCAACAGGTCGGCCCCGGCAACCACACCGTCTTGCTGATCTTGACGATCATTCTGGGTGTGTTCATGGCCTTCAACATCGGCGGCAACGACGTGGCCAACGCCTTCGGCACCTCCGTTGGGGCGGGAACCCTTTCGCTGCGGCAAGCGCTGATGGTGGCTGCCGTGTTCGAAGTCGGAGGCGCCATCCTCGCCGGCGGGGAGGTCACCGAAACAGTCAAGTCCGGGATCGTGGACCTCGAAGGGGTCGACATCCAGCCGATGGACTTCGCGTTTATCATGCTTTCCGCGTTGGCGGGCGCGGCCCTGTGGCTGCTCATTGCGACGCGGATGGGCTGGCCGGTGTCTACCACCCACTCGATCGTCGGCGCAATCGTCGGCGGTGCCGTCACCTTGGGCTACCTGGCGCACCTGACGGGGGATACGTCCCCGTGGAGCATGGTGCAGTGGAGCGAGTTAATCCAGATTGTCATCAGTTGGTTCATCTCCCCGCTACTAGGCGGCATCGCCGCCTACGCCCTCTACCGCTTCATCAAGTCGACGATCTTGGTCTACAACGACCGCGCCGACGCCAAGCTGCAGGAGTTGCGTAAGCGCCGCAGCGAGCACCGCCGCGAATTCCGCGCGAAGTTCAACGCGATGAGCGAGTCGGAGCAGATCCGCGAAAACGGCGCCATGACCCGCGACGCCGTAACCACCACCGGCGACGACTTCGAATACGAAGACCTTGAGTCCGAGTATTACCGCGACCTCTACGCCATCAACAAAGAGGCCGAGGACATCGACGCCCACCGTGCCTTGACCCGCTTCGTGCCCGTCATCGCTATGGTCGGCGCTGGAATCATCACCGCGATGATGCTGTTCAAGGGCCTGAAGAACACCGGTATCAGCTTGGACAGCCTGGGCACCGTTTTGATCATCCTCATGGTTTCCGCGGCGGTGTGGATGGCGGTCTACATTTTCGCCCGCACGATGCGCAACACGGCGCTCGAACGCTCCACCTTCATCCTGTTTTCCTGGATGCAGGTGTTTACCGCCTCCGCCTTCGCCTTCTCCCACGGCTCGAATGACATCGCCAACGCGATTGGGCCTTTCGCCGCGGTCCTCGACGTACTCCGCGAAGACGCCATCGCCGAGGAATCACAGGTCCCCACCGCACTTCTCGTTGTTGCTGGTGTTGGCCTCGTCGCCGGCCTGTGGTTCATCGGACGCCACGTCATTGCCACGGTGGGCACGCACCTGACGGAGATTCACCCGGCATCCGGTTTCTCCGCCGAGCTCTCCGCCGCCGGCGTGGTCATGGCGGCCTCCCTGTTGGGCCTGCCTGTCTCCTCAACTCACATTCTCATTGGCGCTGTTTTGGGCGTCGGCGTGGTCAACCGCAACGCCAACTGGGCCATGATGCGACAAATCGGTTTGGCTTGGATTATCACCGTCCCGGTTTCCGCCCTCATCGGCGCCGTCGGTTTGGTCATTTTGCGCACCATTTTCGGCTAG
- a CDS encoding DUF2017 domain-containing protein, producing MQPWRRKKGLMRSSVTYITRFEPMEREVIGDLTATVSEALIARAQSAPKDEFAEMMGLAAGHSEPPEDPKLRRLLPDFQNEGDEEFDGDAGLLRSLHENDIIRAKLMNLQVVNEALGPTGGVDVAIVHDEAGRFIAAINDMRLYVSEDDRGGEAAQQDRQQLLDWLAFCQESLLQAMME from the coding sequence ATGCAACCCTGGCGCCGCAAGAAGGGGCTCATGCGCTCCAGCGTCACATACATCACCCGCTTCGAGCCGATGGAGCGTGAGGTCATCGGGGATCTGACCGCCACAGTCTCGGAGGCGCTCATCGCCCGTGCCCAGTCGGCGCCGAAGGATGAATTTGCGGAAATGATGGGTTTGGCCGCCGGACATTCGGAGCCGCCGGAGGACCCGAAGCTGCGCCGCCTGCTGCCGGATTTTCAAAATGAGGGCGACGAGGAGTTCGACGGCGATGCCGGGCTGTTGCGCAGCCTGCACGAAAACGACATCATCCGCGCGAAACTAATGAACCTCCAGGTGGTCAACGAGGCTCTGGGGCCCACCGGCGGTGTCGATGTTGCCATTGTCCACGACGAAGCGGGCCGTTTCATCGCTGCCATCAATGATATGCGCCTGTACGTCTCCGAGGACGACCGTGGCGGAGAGGCAGCCCAGCAAGACCGCCAGCAACTGTTGGACTGGCTCGCTTTCTGCCAGGAATCCCTGCTGCAGGCGATGATGGAATAA
- the clpS gene encoding ATP-dependent Clp protease adapter ClpS: protein MGSPMASPELDEQLDVDVVVSENLPWMCIVWDDPVNLMSYVTYVFQTVLGYDRKRANELMMQVHTEGKAVVSSGEKDKVEGDVKKLHTAGLWATMQQAG, encoded by the coding sequence ATGGGTTCGCCCATGGCGAGTCCTGAGCTTGACGAGCAGCTCGACGTTGACGTCGTCGTCAGCGAAAACCTGCCGTGGATGTGCATCGTCTGGGACGACCCAGTCAACCTGATGAGTTACGTGACCTACGTTTTCCAAACCGTCCTCGGCTACGACCGCAAACGCGCCAACGAGCTGATGATGCAGGTCCACACCGAGGGCAAAGCCGTCGTGTCCTCCGGGGAAAAGGACAAAGTGGAAGGCGACGTAAAGAAGCTGCACACGGCCGGGCTGTGGGCCACCATGCAGCAGGCTGGATAA
- a CDS encoding nicotinate phosphoribosyltransferase — MIDFEAHPHQSTAFLTDMYELTMLDAAFKDGTAQRRCSFEVFARKLVGERRYGVVAGTARVLDAISRFHFTPEQLEVADFLSDKTKDYLCNYSFGGQIDGYREGELYFPYSPIMTVRGTFAECVILETIILSILNSDSAVASAASRMVTAADGRPIMEMGSRRTNERAAVSAARAAYIAGFETTSNMEAAKQYGIPPAGTAAHAWMLLHVDDNGVPDEKAAFRAQVDSLGVGTTLLVDTFDITRGVENALEVAGTKLGAVRIDSGDLGIVSQRVRKQLDDAGAYNTRIIVSSDLDEFAIAGLRGDPVDGFGVGTSVVTGSGTPTAGMVYKLVEVEGHPVAKRSSGKATYGGTKSALRAYRSSGVAVGEVVCPFDADIALRPNLDYKRMDIPLVRDGKIVAGLDNLQDTRAHLAHARTTLPWEGLALSRNEPAIPTRFVGFPDPVE, encoded by the coding sequence ATGATTGACTTTGAGGCGCACCCGCACCAATCGACGGCGTTTCTCACCGACATGTACGAGCTGACCATGTTGGACGCCGCGTTTAAAGACGGCACCGCGCAGCGGCGGTGCTCCTTCGAGGTGTTCGCCCGCAAATTGGTCGGCGAGCGCCGTTACGGCGTCGTGGCTGGCACCGCCCGTGTTCTCGACGCGATTTCGCGTTTCCATTTTACCCCTGAGCAGCTTGAAGTCGCCGACTTTCTTTCGGACAAAACGAAGGACTACCTGTGCAACTATTCCTTCGGCGGGCAGATCGACGGTTACCGCGAAGGCGAACTGTACTTTCCCTACTCACCCATCATGACGGTGCGCGGAACTTTCGCCGAGTGCGTCATTTTGGAGACCATCATTTTGTCGATTCTCAACTCCGACTCGGCGGTCGCCTCCGCTGCCTCGCGCATGGTCACCGCCGCTGACGGCCGCCCGATCATGGAGATGGGTTCACGGCGGACCAATGAGCGCGCCGCGGTTTCTGCCGCGCGTGCCGCCTACATCGCCGGTTTCGAAACAACCTCCAACATGGAGGCCGCCAAACAATACGGCATCCCGCCAGCAGGAACAGCCGCACACGCCTGGATGCTCCTGCACGTCGATGACAACGGCGTGCCCGACGAAAAGGCCGCTTTCCGGGCCCAAGTTGATTCTCTCGGAGTGGGTACCACGCTGCTTGTGGATACATTCGACATCACCCGCGGCGTGGAAAATGCACTTGAGGTCGCTGGTACGAAACTCGGCGCTGTGCGCATTGACTCCGGGGACTTAGGGATCGTCTCGCAACGTGTCCGCAAGCAGCTTGACGACGCCGGAGCTTACAACACCCGCATCATCGTCTCCTCGGACTTGGATGAGTTCGCCATCGCCGGGTTACGCGGCGACCCAGTCGACGGCTTCGGCGTAGGAACCTCAGTGGTAACCGGCTCCGGCACCCCGACCGCAGGTATGGTTTACAAGCTAGTTGAGGTGGAGGGACATCCCGTCGCTAAGCGATCCAGCGGCAAGGCGACCTACGGCGGCACGAAATCCGCGCTGCGTGCCTACCGCAGCTCAGGGGTGGCCGTAGGCGAGGTCGTTTGCCCCTTCGATGCGGACATCGCACTGCGGCCGAACCTGGACTACAAACGCATGGACATTCCCCTGGTGCGCGACGGCAAGATCGTAGCTGGGTTGGACAACCTCCAGGACACACGCGCCCACCTGGCGCACGCCCGCACGACCCTGCCATGGGAGGGTTTGGCCCTGTCGCGCAATGAACCGGCCATCCCCACTCGTTTCGTCGGCTTTCCCGACCCCGTGGAGTAA